The sequence GAGCCGCTTGTCGGCGAGACGCGCGAGCGCGGGATGGCGATCGGGGCGCGAGACGTGCGCGGTCATGGGCGGGCCTCCAGCGAAACGACGTTGCGGAAGGCTACGCCGCGCGCGCGGAGAGGGAGGCCTTTTTCCGCGGCGACGGCGGAGACTTGGTCCGTCCGAGGCGCGGGCGGGAGAGATTCTCTCCGGGCGCCCGGCGCGGCGGGCGGGCCGCGCCCGGGCTCTGCCGACAGGAACCAGCGGCGTCACCCGCTCGTCCTCCTCCCTCGCGGAGCGTGCTCGGTCAACGCGATGGCGGGCCTCAGATGTCGAGATCGATCGTCTCGGCGAAGGCGGCGCGCTCGGAGATGAAGGCGAAGCGCGCTTCCGGCTTGTTGCCCATCAGCCGCTCGATGGCGTCCGACGTCGCCTCGCGGTCGTCGGCGACGATGGCGACGCGCAGGAGCCGGCGCTTGTCCGGATGCATCGTCGTCTCCTTGAGCTGCGCCGGCATCATCTCGCCCAGGCCCTTGAAGCGGCTCACCTCCACCTTGGCGTTGGCCTTGAACGCGCTCTTCGTCAGCCGCTCGCGCTCGGCCTCGTCGGCGGCGTAGACCGACTTCGCGCCGTGGGTGAGCTTGTAGAGCGGCGGGACCGCCAGATAGAGATGGCCGTTGTCGATCAGCCGCGGCATCTGCCGGTAGAAGAAGGTGATCAGCAGCGAGGCGATGTGGGCGCCGTCGACGTCGGCGTCCGTCATGATGACGACCTTCTCGTAGCGCAGGTCGTCGTCGCGATAATTCGCCCCGGTGCCGCAGCCTAGCGCCTGGATCAGGTCGGCGAGCTGCTGGTTCGCCGCGAGCTTGTCGCGCCCGGCGGAAGCCACGTTGAGGATCTTGCCGCGCAGCGGCAGCACCGCCTGGGTCTGCCGGTCGCGGGCCTGCTTGGCCGAGCCGCCGGCCGAATCGCCCTCGACGATGAAGAGCTCCGAGCCCGCCGCCCCCGCCCGGGTGCAGTCGGCGAGCTTGCCCGGAAGCCGCAGCTTGCGCGTCGCGGACTTGCGGGCGACCTCCTTCTCCTGGCGCCGCCGCAGCCTCTCCTCGGCGCGGTCGACGACCCAGTCGAGGAGCTTGCCGGCCTGCGCGGGAGAGGCGGCGAGCCAATGGTCGAAGGCGTCGCGCACCGCGCTCTCGACGATGCGCGAGGCCTCGAGCGTCGCGAGCTTGTCCTTGGTCTGCCCCTGGAACTCGGGCTCGCGGATGAAGACCGAGAGCATGGCGGCGCAGGTGACCATGACGTCGTCCGCCGTCACCGCGCTCATGCGCTTCGTCTGGTTGACGCGCTCGGCGTGCTCGCGCAGGCCCCGCAGCAGCGCGATGCGCAACCCGGACTCGTGCGTGCCGCCCTCCGGCGTCGGGATCGTGTTGCAATAGGAGGAGGAGAAGCCGTCCTCGCCGGTGGCGAGCCAGGCCACCGCCCATTCGAGCGAGCCGTGGCCGCCGGGTCTCGAGACCTTTCCGGCGAAAATCTGGTCGACGACCAGGTCCTTGCCCTCGATCTCGGCCTGAAGATAGTCCCTCAAGCCGTTGGGAAACTTGAACGTCGCCTCCTCGGTGAAGCCTTCCCCCGGCACCACCAGCGAGGCGTCGCAACGCCAGCGGATCTCGACGCCGCCGAAGAGGTAGGACTTGGAGCGCGCCATCTTGAACAGGCGCAGCGGCGAGAACTTCACCTGCGGGCCGAAGATCTCCGGGTCCGGCTTGAAGCGCACTCGCGTTCCGCGGCGGTTGTGCACCCGGCCGACCGTCTCCAGCGGGCCGAGCGGCAGGCCGCGGGAATAGACCTGGCGGTAGAGCGTCTGCCCGCGGGCGACCTCGACCTCGAGCCGCTCGGAGAGCGCGTTGACCACCGAGACGCCGACCCCGTGCAGGCCGCCGGAGGTCTCGTAGACCTTCGAATCGAACTTGCCGCCCGCATGCAGCGTGGTGAGGATCACCTCGAGCGCGGACTTGCCGGGGAACTTGGGGTGCGGGTCCACCGGGATGCCGCGGCCGTTGTCGGTGACGGTGAGGAAGCCGTCGGCGCCGAGCTCCACCTCGATGAAGCTCGCATGGCCCGCCACGGCCTCGTCCATGGAGTTGTCGATCACCTCGGCGAAGAGATGGTGGAGCGCCTTCTCGTCGGTGCCGCCGATATACATGCCGGGGCGCCGGCGCACGGGCTCGAGCCCCTCCAGCACCTCGATGGCGGAGGCGTCGTAGCCGGCCTCCCCGATCGCGCCGGTCGCCTTCTCCGCCGCGCGCGCGCCGCGCTTGGCCGGCGCCTGCTGCTGCGCCTCCAGCTTGCGCGCCGCACCGCCTTCGAAGAGATCGTCCCCGTTCGCCATGCCCACTCCGTCCCGACCGACCCGAATCGCACCCCGCCCGCAAACGGGACGCCACCCGCCTCTATACGAGAACAAATCACAAACCGCAAAAGCCGAATGCGCGCCGGGCGCTCTCGCCACGGGTTCTCCACAGATAGGGCGGGAACGCCGGGATCGCATCCGGCGTTCGGGCTGCGCTTCCACATGGAGGAAGCGTGATTGGGAGTATCCCCCGATGAAGCGTCATTCGTTCACCACCGCCTGCGCGCTCTCCGCGCTCCTCCTCGCGGGGCCCGCGCTGGCGCAGTCCGGCACGTCCGGCGCGTCCGACCAGCCGTCCTCCGCGACGGAGACGATGCAGGTGATGCCGCCGGCTCCCGAGGGGAGCACGACCGGCCAGGCGCAGACCGGCGAGCCGGCCGGCGAGCCGCAGCCGATCCAGGCCGAGACCGACACCACGTCCGAGCCGGTCGAGGTCCAGGTCGAGACCGTCGAGGCCGACACGCAACCCATGGGCGGCGACGTCGAGCTCCAGGGAGGCTTCATCGCCCGCCAGGGCCAGAACCACCTCATGGCCTCCGAGCTGATGGACGCCGAGGTGCGCACCGCCGGCGACGAGGATCTCGGCTCGGTGGAGGACATGCTCGTCACCGCCGACGGGCGGATCCTCGGCGTCGTCGTGGGGGTCGGCGGCTTTCTCGGCATCGGCGAGAAGCGCGTCGCGATCCCCAGCGAGGCGATCGAGGTGATCTTCGAGGGCGAGGCCGAGGCGACCGAGGAAGCCGGCGCGACGCAGCCGCCCGCCGCGCAGACCGGCCGGGGCCTCGCCATGACCGGCGGGACCGACATCCGGCACATCCTCGTCGACTATACACGCGAGGAGCTCCAGCAGGCCCCGGACTTCGCCCGCCTCGACCAGCAGGGCCGGGCCGAGGGTCAGGCGGAGACCGAAGCCGAGGTCGAGACCCCGACGCAGCCCGTCGAGGCCACCGGCGCCACGCCGCCGCCTGCCGAGGACGACACGGCCCCCGCCCAGCCGCAGTGACGCTCGGGAGAGGAAGGGGCGCGGTCGCGAGGAGGCATCCCCTCGTGCACCGCGCCTTCCCCTCGCCGGCGGCGGATCGGGCCGTCGCCCCTCCTCATCTGAGCGTCCACAGGAGCGCCAGACCACCGGCATAGGCTGCGAGCACCGCCCAGCTGTCCACACCGAGCCGGGCGAGCTTGCGGTCCGCGCGCTCGATGAGGCCGGCGGCGTAGATCAGCGTCAGGACCGCGCCGAGCAGCGCCGCGACGACGGAGAAGGCGCCGACCTCGGCCAGGGCCGGACCCTCGCGATAGGCGAGATCGACCACGAAGACGAGGCCGACATCGAAGATGTTGGTGCCGAAGATGTCGCCCATGGCCATGCGGTAGCGACCGCGCCGCACGGCCCCGTACAGGGTCGAGACCTCCGGCAGGGACGTTGCGAGGGAGACGAGGACGAGGCCGACATAGGCCTCGCCGATCCCGGTCTGCTCGGCGAGGACGTCGCCCGCGCGTGCGAGCAGATAGCCCGCGACGACGAGGATCGGCGCGAGCAGTCCCACCATTGCGACGGGCGCGGGAAGGCCGTGCGTGCCCTTGCGCCGGGCGCGCCGACCGCCGTCGGCGGGCAGCTCGCGCCCGTGGCTGCGCGAGACGATCACCAAGAAGACGATCCCCGCCGCGAAGGTCGCCGCGCTCCAGGCGCCGACGCCCATCACGGCCACCTCCCCCGCGGCGATCCCGCCGGCGAGGAGCGCGAGGAGCGCCGCGCAGAGCACCGGCTGCAGCAGCAGGCTCGGCCGCGCCGCCTCGCCGGTGATGGCGCGCCCGCCGACCAGCGCGTCCGCGAAGGCGATGAGCACCACCTGCATCGCCACGCCGCCGAGCAGGTTGTTGATCGCGAGCGACGCTTCACCCGAGAGCCCGGCCGACACCGAGACGGCGATCTCCGGCAGCGAGGTGACGGCGCCGAGCAGCAGCATGCCCACCAGGGCCTGGCCGAGCCCGTATTCCTCGGCGATGGCGTCCGCGGCGCCGGCGAGCCGCGTGCCGGCGAGCCAGACGACGGCCGCCGCGGCGGCGAACACGAGTGCGACGAGCCAGAGAGGCAGGGCGGCGAGGTCGACGGGCATGCAGCGGAAGCGCTCCGGAAATGCGGCGGGAGGGGCTCCCGCGACAACGACCGAAGGGTTAAGCTGATCCCGCCGGACGCGAACCGATCGCCCGGCGGCGGGTTGCCACCCCGCCGCGGCCCCTCCCGCGCCGCACCACGAAAGCGACCCGATGACCGTGAGCGCGTTCTCCTCCCTCGCCCGCCTCCAGCGGCTCTCCCTCGATCCCTGGCTCGACCTCTGGATGGCGAGCGCGCGGCTCGGCTTCGAGGCGCAGGCGGTGATCGGGCTGCGGCTCGTGGGGCTCGCCACCGGCGCCGTTCCCGCGCAGGAGACGCACCTCCTCGTGCCCGAGAAGCTCGCGGCGCTCGCCGATGCACAATACCTCGTCGCCCGCGCCGCCTTGACCGGCCGGGGCTCGACTGCCGCGGAGGACGTCGTGCGCCTCTATCGCCGGCGCGTGCGCGCGAACCGCAGGCGGCTGACACGGGCGGCGTGAGGTCCCGGTCGACGCGGCGGGCGGCGGCGTCGGGCGGCGGCGTCGGAAACGGCGAAAGCCGCCGGCGCAAGGCGCCGACGGCTCGCTATCGTCTCGCTCGATGTCATGGCGGATGCTTTCGGACGGTTCGGGCGCAGGCCCGGTCCGTCGCGCCGCGCCGGCTCAGGCGGTGGCGGCGTCGGACCCCGCCATCGCCTTGGCCTGCCCGACCCAGTCCTCGCGCTCGATCCGCCCCGGAAAGGCGAGATAGGCGCCGACCCATCGCACCTGGGCGTCGTCCCAGGCGGCGATCTGGTCGAGATGATAGACGCCCAGCGCGTTGAGCTTCTTCTCGTTGGTGGGCCCGATGCCGTTGATGCGCTTGAGGTCGTCCGGCTCGCCACGGGGCGCGGCGAGCGCGGGCGGCCGCGAGCCGACGGCGTCGGCCTTCTCCTCCGGCGCGGCGTCGGCCGCGACGGCTTTCGCTTCGGACGCGACCGCCACGCCGGCCGTCGGGGTAGTCGCGTCGTTGGCCGGTTCGTCGTTGGCCGGCTCGCCCGGGCCGGCGAAAGCCGGCTCGGCCGGCGCCGCGGGAGCGGGCGCCGGAGCTGAGACCGGAGGCGCCACCGGCGCCCCGCCCTCCCGCCGCACCGGGTCGAAGGCGTGGACGGCGGCCGGGCTCTCCGGCCCGCCCTCCGTCTCCGGCCCGGCGAGAACGTAGGTCCCGAGCGCGCGGGCCGGCCCGCCGCCCTCCCGGGAGACGTCGCGCCACATCATGTAGTCGACGACGCCCACCGTGACGCCGCCCATGACGAGGACGAGCAGCCCCGCGCCGAGATCGCCGAGCCCCGCGACGATGCTCGCCGCCGCGACGTAGCCCAGCATGGCGAAGACCGCGGCCGCCGCTCCCTTCGGGAGCTTTCCTCCGCTCTCGACGATGGTCATGATCATGCCGCGGTCCCCTTCGTCACTGGCTGGTGGCGGGCGCGTCGGCGCTGGCCGGCGTCATCTCCATGGGCGGGTCCTGGAGCTCGGGCGGCCCGAAGGTCGTG comes from Salinarimonas sp. and encodes:
- the parE gene encoding DNA topoisomerase IV subunit B, giving the protein MANGDDLFEGGAARKLEAQQQAPAKRGARAAEKATGAIGEAGYDASAIEVLEGLEPVRRRPGMYIGGTDEKALHHLFAEVIDNSMDEAVAGHASFIEVELGADGFLTVTDNGRGIPVDPHPKFPGKSALEVILTTLHAGGKFDSKVYETSGGLHGVGVSVVNALSERLEVEVARGQTLYRQVYSRGLPLGPLETVGRVHNRRGTRVRFKPDPEIFGPQVKFSPLRLFKMARSKSYLFGGVEIRWRCDASLVVPGEGFTEEATFKFPNGLRDYLQAEIEGKDLVVDQIFAGKVSRPGGHGSLEWAVAWLATGEDGFSSSYCNTIPTPEGGTHESGLRIALLRGLREHAERVNQTKRMSAVTADDVMVTCAAMLSVFIREPEFQGQTKDKLATLEASRIVESAVRDAFDHWLAASPAQAGKLLDWVVDRAEERLRRRQEKEVARKSATRKLRLPGKLADCTRAGAAGSELFIVEGDSAGGSAKQARDRQTQAVLPLRGKILNVASAGRDKLAANQQLADLIQALGCGTGANYRDDDLRYEKVVIMTDADVDGAHIASLLITFFYRQMPRLIDNGHLYLAVPPLYKLTHGAKSVYAADEAERERLTKSAFKANAKVEVSRFKGLGEMMPAQLKETTMHPDKRRLLRVAIVADDREATSDAIERLMGNKPEARFAFISERAAFAETIDLDI
- a CDS encoding PRC-barrel domain-containing protein; translation: MKRHSFTTACALSALLLAGPALAQSGTSGASDQPSSATETMQVMPPAPEGSTTGQAQTGEPAGEPQPIQAETDTTSEPVEVQVETVEADTQPMGGDVELQGGFIARQGQNHLMASELMDAEVRTAGDEDLGSVEDMLVTADGRILGVVVGVGGFLGIGEKRVAIPSEAIEVIFEGEAEATEEAGATQPPAAQTGRGLAMTGGTDIRHILVDYTREELQQAPDFARLDQQGRAEGQAETEAEVETPTQPVEATGATPPPAEDDTAPAQPQ
- a CDS encoding sodium:calcium antiporter, whose translation is MPVDLAALPLWLVALVFAAAAAVVWLAGTRLAGAADAIAEEYGLGQALVGMLLLGAVTSLPEIAVSVSAGLSGEASLAINNLLGGVAMQVVLIAFADALVGGRAITGEAARPSLLLQPVLCAALLALLAGGIAAGEVAVMGVGAWSAATFAAGIVFLVIVSRSHGRELPADGGRRARRKGTHGLPAPVAMVGLLAPILVVAGYLLARAGDVLAEQTGIGEAYVGLVLVSLATSLPEVSTLYGAVRRGRYRMAMGDIFGTNIFDVGLVFVVDLAYREGPALAEVGAFSVVAALLGAVLTLIYAAGLIERADRKLARLGVDSWAVLAAYAGGLALLWTLR